The following are encoded together in the Blastocatellia bacterium genome:
- a CDS encoding DUF4388 domain-containing protein, whose translation MELTGQLSDFPLTDILHILSISGKTCTVILRSDQGQRGMLVFIRGKIVQASTDAILYSLGEIFVQNGIITEEDLEEALEIQSSMDKPRLIGSILVEKGKVSREYLQKAIKQQIQDSVAELLSWKRGTFEIKLNAIPIGRGLPYITQDYVYTEGLNIDELVQEATRLLDERRRDGTFIEVKKIITSPTSSEDLLKELDDYMEPSRARDDADSINSVEKAILHLKYLLEELKQQSFHGEVTLLVMRLASEVCSRGVLFLVKDDEAQSLGQFGLSIDSVSADNSIVFDLSLPSLLNRVVRNCKTQIAALDLNTYDREILKQLGGENLNLTGFGIPLVVENKVRVILYGDNYPGDRGLGSLDELEILISQSGLMMEKMLLEQKLSNTKA comes from the coding sequence CGTGGGATGTTAGTCTTTATTCGTGGAAAAATAGTACAAGCAAGTACAGATGCAATTCTTTATTCATTAGGTGAAATATTTGTACAAAATGGAATAATTACAGAAGAAGACCTAGAGGAAGCTTTAGAAATTCAAAGCTCTATGGATAAACCTAGGCTTATAGGCTCAATTCTTGTAGAAAAAGGTAAAGTTAGCCGAGAATATTTGCAAAAAGCTATAAAACAACAAATTCAAGATTCTGTTGCAGAGTTACTCTCCTGGAAGCGAGGAACATTTGAAATTAAATTAAATGCTATTCCAATAGGTCGCGGACTTCCTTATATTACACAAGATTATGTTTATACAGAAGGTTTAAATATAGATGAACTAGTTCAAGAAGCTACTAGACTGCTAGATGAAAGACGACGAGATGGAACTTTTATAGAAGTTAAAAAAATAATTACTAGTCCAACTAGTAGTGAAGATTTATTAAAAGAGCTAGATGATTATATGGAGCCGTCCCGCGCTAGGGATGATGCTGATAGTATTAATTCAGTAGAAAAAGCAATATTACACTTAAAATATTTACTTGAAGAATTAAAGCAACAATCTTTTCACGGGGAAGTAACTTTGCTAGTGATGAGATTAGCTAGTGAAGTATGCAGTAGAGGAGTTTTGTTTTTAGTAAAAGATGATGAGGCTCAAAGCCTAGGTCAATTTGGGCTTTCTATTGATAGCGTTTCAGCCGACAATAGCATTGTTTTTGATCTAAGTTTACCTTCTTTATTAAATCGCGTGGTAAGGAATTGTAAAACTCAAATTGCTGCTTTAGACTTAAATACTTATGATCGGGAAATACTTAAGCAATTAGGAGGAGAAAACCTTAATTTAACAGGTTTTGGTATTCCTCTAGTAGTAGAAAACAAAGTAAGAGTCATACTTTATGGAGATAATTATCCAGGAGATCGTGGATTAGGTAGTTTAGATGAGCTAGAGATTTTAATTAGCCAATCAGGTTTAATGATGGAAAAAATGTTGCTAGAACAAAAATTAAGCAACACTAAAGCATAA